In a single window of the bacterium genome:
- a CDS encoding flippase-like domain-containing protein has translation MSVAAKLRNKLLAGLAVGALVYIGVVIYSGWSDVRAALAQFPWAYLPLILGLSLLNYLFRFGKWSYYLRVMNINVRTGDSFVVFMSGLVMVISPGKIGELVKSVFLRQASRVPMARTMPIVFAERLTDFIALVIISFAGFGVLATGDYVILLVVAAMLVGTVLVIGHRPTSMFFIGLVERLPVARRVGHKLHTMYDSMSTLVRLTPLVVATLWSILAWLCECVGLWIVAHLLGSSIDVLAASFIYAFGTIVGAVAPGGLGVTDGTLIAMLQSNAVTGGAALSKAGASAATMIIRMATLWFAVLVGAGVLLAFQSRFAGAERVLDDAEAAAERENAAGLPDK, from the coding sequence ATGTCGGTCGCCGCCAAACTGCGCAACAAACTCCTTGCGGGCCTTGCGGTCGGGGCGCTGGTGTATATCGGCGTCGTCATCTATTCCGGCTGGTCCGACGTGCGCGCCGCGCTCGCGCAATTCCCGTGGGCGTATCTGCCGCTCATCCTCGGCCTTTCGCTGCTGAATTACCTGTTCCGCTTCGGCAAGTGGAGCTACTACCTGCGCGTCATGAATATCAATGTCCGCACGGGCGACAGCTTCGTCGTGTTCATGTCCGGCCTGGTCATGGTCATCAGCCCCGGCAAGATCGGCGAGCTGGTGAAAAGCGTCTTTTTGCGCCAGGCGTCCCGCGTTCCGATGGCGCGAACCATGCCGATCGTGTTCGCCGAGCGGCTCACGGACTTCATCGCGCTCGTCATCATTTCGTTCGCCGGTTTCGGCGTGCTGGCGACCGGCGACTACGTCATTTTGCTTGTCGTCGCCGCCATGCTTGTCGGCACGGTTCTCGTTATCGGACACCGGCCGACGTCGATGTTTTTCATTGGGCTCGTGGAGCGCCTGCCGGTCGCCCGGCGCGTCGGCCACAAGCTGCACACGATGTACGACAGCATGAGCACGCTCGTGCGTCTGACGCCCCTTGTCGTCGCAACGCTGTGGTCGATCCTCGCGTGGCTTTGCGAGTGCGTGGGCTTGTGGATCGTCGCGCACCTGCTCGGAAGTTCGATTGACGTGCTCGCCGCGTCGTTCATCTACGCGTTCGGCACGATTGTCGGCGCCGTCGCGCCGGGGGGTCTTGGCGTCACCGACGGCACGCTCATCGCGATGTTGCAATCGAACGCCGTCACGGGTGGCGCCGCGTTGTCGAAGGCGGGCGCGTCGGCGGCGACGATGATCATCCGCATGGCGACTCTGTGGTTCGCGGTGTTGGTCGGCGCGGGCGTGCTGCTCGCGTTTCAGTCGCGTTTCGCGGGCGCGGAACGCGTGCTGGATGACGCCGAGGCCGCGGCCGAACGAGAGAACGCGGCGGGGTTGCCCGACAAATAG
- a CDS encoding NTP transferase domain-containing protein, protein MNLYAVVMAGGSGTRFWPLSRAGRPKQLLTLEGEKTLLERTVERVMPIVAPPRLFVVTGESIRENTSHRIPLVPLANIIAEPVQRNTAACVGLAARVIAHRDADAVLAVLPSDHLIRAEDEFRRLLLAAAGIASENNVLVTFGITPTRAETGYGYLELDDAVAVTAGGVNARRVARFLEKPDAETAEKFLASGRHAWNSGMFVFTARAILAAIEKYEPALSEGLSYIDPGQDARRVIEVIGEVYPTLPSLSIDHAVMERADNIVAIGADIGWSDVGSYAELFDLLRPDANGNRGRGTVVSIDGTGNLALSQDGAIALLGVSNLVVVHTPDVTLVCSKERAQEVKRAVEEMRRLGMDEYL, encoded by the coding sequence ATGAATTTGTACGCGGTCGTCATGGCCGGCGGCAGCGGCACACGATTTTGGCCGCTTTCGCGCGCCGGGCGTCCCAAGCAGCTCCTGACCCTGGAGGGGGAGAAGACGTTGCTCGAACGCACGGTCGAACGGGTGATGCCCATCGTTGCGCCGCCGCGCCTTTTTGTGGTCACCGGGGAAAGCATTCGCGAAAACACGAGCCACCGCATTCCGCTGGTGCCGCTTGCGAACATCATCGCCGAACCCGTGCAGCGTAACACCGCGGCGTGCGTCGGCCTTGCCGCGCGGGTGATCGCGCACCGCGACGCCGACGCGGTACTCGCCGTGCTGCCGTCGGATCACCTGATTCGCGCGGAAGACGAGTTTCGCCGGCTTTTGTTGGCTGCGGCCGGGATCGCGTCGGAAAACAACGTTCTCGTCACTTTCGGTATCACGCCAACGCGCGCGGAAACGGGTTACGGATATCTCGAGCTGGACGACGCGGTCGCGGTGACCGCGGGCGGCGTAAACGCGCGCCGCGTCGCGCGTTTTCTCGAAAAGCCGGACGCCGAGACAGCGGAAAAATTTCTCGCGAGCGGGCGGCATGCCTGGAATTCGGGCATGTTCGTGTTTACCGCCAGGGCGATTCTCGCGGCCATCGAAAAGTATGAGCCCGCGCTTTCGGAAGGGCTGTCCTACATCGATCCGGGCCAGGACGCGCGCCGCGTGATCGAGGTGATCGGCGAGGTGTATCCCACGCTGCCGAGCCTCTCCATCGACCACGCCGTCATGGAGCGCGCGGATAACATCGTCGCGATCGGCGCCGATATCGGCTGGAGCGATGTCGGCAGTTACGCCGAACTGTTCGACCTGCTTCGTCCCGACGCGAACGGCAACCGGGGGCGCGGCACGGTCGTGTCCATCGACGGCACGGGAAATCTCGCGCTGTCGCAAGACGGCGCGATCGCGCTTCTTGGCGTCAGCAATCTTGTCGTCGTTCACACGCCGGACGTGACGCTCGTCTGTTCGAAAGAGCGCGCCCAGGAGGTGAAGCGCGCGGTGGAGGAGATGCGCCGGCTCGGGATGGACGAATATCTGTAG
- the obgE gene encoding GTPase ObgE, with product MDFIDEARIFVRSGDGGDGCLSFRREKYVPRGGPDGGNGGRGGDVIIRADSQDLNLIDLRYKRHHRARRGANGGSSGRHGRNGGNLVVHVPPGTVVYDADKTGILADLDTFGAEYVAAHGGRGGRGNATFATSANRAPRMITEGGPGEEKWIALELKLIADVGLVGLPSVGKSTLIAALTAARPKIASYPFTTLSPNLGVLDLDRGRRLVIADLPGLIEGAHAGAGLGLKFLRHIERTRAIVHVLDLDPENGRDPMLDFETILRELETYHAALPEKPHLVVANKVDVPGANARLTLLRRALKKRGETVLAVSAVDRTGLDDLVMAIDALTRAAASAPPDESAADARGEEEGDA from the coding sequence ATGGACTTTATCGATGAGGCCAGAATCTTCGTCCGGTCGGGCGACGGCGGCGACGGCTGCCTGTCGTTTCGGCGCGAAAAATACGTGCCCCGCGGCGGTCCGGACGGAGGGAACGGCGGGCGCGGCGGCGACGTCATCATCCGCGCCGACAGCCAGGATTTGAATCTCATCGACCTGCGTTACAAGCGTCATCACCGCGCGCGGCGAGGCGCGAACGGCGGATCGTCCGGCCGGCACGGTCGAAACGGCGGCAACCTCGTCGTCCACGTGCCGCCCGGCACGGTCGTTTACGACGCGGACAAAACCGGGATTCTCGCCGACCTGGATACGTTCGGCGCCGAATACGTCGCCGCGCACGGCGGCCGGGGCGGCCGCGGTAACGCGACCTTCGCCACGTCCGCCAACCGCGCGCCGCGCATGATCACCGAGGGCGGCCCCGGTGAGGAAAAATGGATCGCGCTCGAACTCAAGCTCATCGCCGACGTCGGCCTTGTCGGGCTGCCGTCGGTCGGAAAGAGCACGCTCATCGCGGCGCTCACGGCCGCGCGCCCCAAGATCGCGTCGTATCCCTTCACCACGCTTTCGCCGAACCTCGGCGTGCTCGATCTGGACCGCGGCCGGCGGCTTGTCATCGCCGATCTGCCCGGCCTGATCGAAGGTGCGCACGCGGGCGCGGGCCTGGGTTTGAAATTTTTGCGGCACATCGAACGCACGCGCGCGATCGTCCACGTGCTCGATCTCGACCCGGAAAACGGCCGCGATCCGATGCTCGACTTCGAAACGATTCTGCGCGAGCTTGAAACCTATCACGCCGCGCTTCCCGAAAAGCCGCACCTGGTCGTCGCCAACAAGGTTGATGTGCCGGGCGCCAACGCGCGGCTGACATTGCTTCGGCGGGCGTTGAAGAAACGGGGCGAAACGGTGCTCGCGGTCAGCGCGGTCGATCGGACCGGGCTCGATGATCTCGTGATGGCGATCGATGCGCTGACGCGGGCCGCCGCAAGCGCGCCGCCGGACGAGAGCGCGGCGGACGCGCGAGGCGAAGAGGAGGGCGACGCATGA
- a CDS encoding sulfatase, translating to MKGRHRFPAALVLTLLVIAAGCGKKPQGPSVVFVSIDTLRADFLGSYGHEPKVSPNLDALAARGARFETCRAAAPWTLPSHASMFTGLYPTDHRAIDDKVKIRADATMLTERFHAAGYKTGAFVTHYYVGEPYGFDRGFDDFEHREEAPADLMVDLAIKWLKKNSGDPFFLFLHLFDPHTPYTPPPTLRVRHLPADLDFVRGDTADVLYVVHHEGEPKAEQVRRGLIHLYEGEIEFTDKQLGRLFEMIDKLGVENPLIVVTSDHGEEFMEHRLMEHGFTLYDEQLRVPLLMAGPGVASGTAVGAPVGLVDLMPTILDLAGLPPVEGIAGRSVASLARGDQADEALANRMFLAETTRQGPDRVALVKDGWKAIESPPFRLSGRLFGRELYDLAADAGEKTNISESERERAAMMRNEILGTGLYETRRLLSLTFAGADEPTKYLGTLRTNGALVAVFKDDVIYDVDANRQLVSREFGMQKDDRTISFLAFANDGANGLHVILEPPDAAMAMDLLVGDARDPRLVTLGAHGAHPEAVPFAVPADIGGARALPQKGYAVRCREVLANKHVVTRFEIGDQIEMSAEMVEKLNSLGYIAGSGAAGLPGSVSDDLVSLVGADKRVDYKCAPLGE from the coding sequence ATGAAGGGTCGCCATCGATTCCCGGCCGCGCTCGTACTGACGCTTCTTGTCATCGCGGCCGGATGCGGAAAAAAGCCGCAGGGACCGAGTGTCGTGTTTGTCTCCATCGACACGCTGCGCGCGGATTTTCTCGGGAGCTACGGGCACGAGCCGAAAGTTTCTCCGAATCTCGATGCCCTGGCGGCTCGCGGCGCTCGCTTCGAAACGTGCCGCGCGGCCGCGCCGTGGACCCTGCCGAGTCACGCGTCGATGTTCACAGGCCTTTATCCGACCGATCACCGCGCGATCGACGACAAGGTGAAGATTCGCGCCGACGCGACGATGCTGACCGAACGCTTTCACGCCGCGGGCTACAAGACGGGCGCGTTCGTGACGCATTACTACGTCGGCGAGCCGTACGGGTTCGATCGCGGATTCGACGACTTCGAGCATCGCGAGGAGGCTCCCGCCGATCTGATGGTCGACCTGGCGATCAAGTGGTTGAAGAAAAACAGCGGCGATCCCTTTTTTCTTTTCCTGCATCTTTTCGATCCACACACGCCTTACACACCGCCGCCGACATTGCGCGTGCGCCATCTTCCCGCCGACCTGGATTTCGTTCGCGGCGACACGGCGGATGTTTTGTACGTCGTGCATCACGAGGGAGAGCCGAAGGCCGAGCAGGTGCGCCGCGGGCTTATCCACCTCTACGAGGGCGAGATCGAGTTCACCGACAAGCAACTCGGGCGGCTCTTCGAGATGATCGACAAGCTCGGCGTCGAAAATCCGCTCATCGTCGTCACGAGCGATCACGGCGAGGAGTTCATGGAACACCGGCTCATGGAGCACGGTTTCACGCTCTACGACGAGCAACTCCGCGTGCCGCTTCTGATGGCCGGGCCCGGTGTCGCGTCCGGGACGGCCGTCGGCGCGCCGGTGGGGCTTGTCGATCTGATGCCGACGATCCTCGACCTGGCCGGCTTGCCGCCGGTCGAAGGCATCGCGGGGCGAAGCGTCGCGTCGCTGGCGCGCGGCGATCAAGCGGACGAAGCGCTCGCCAACCGCATGTTTCTCGCGGAAACGACGCGCCAGGGCCCGGATCGCGTGGCGCTCGTGAAAGACGGGTGGAAGGCGATCGAATCGCCGCCGTTTCGCCTGTCGGGCCGTCTTTTCGGTCGCGAGTTGTACGACCTCGCCGCGGACGCGGGCGAAAAAACCAACATATCGGAAAGCGAGCGTGAACGCGCCGCCATGATGCGCAACGAAATTCTCGGCACGGGGCTCTACGAAACGCGGCGTCTTCTCTCGCTGACGTTCGCCGGAGCGGACGAGCCAACGAAATACCTCGGCACGCTGCGCACAAACGGCGCTCTCGTTGCCGTTTTCAAGGACGATGTCATCTACGATGTCGACGCGAATCGCCAGCTCGTCAGCCGCGAATTCGGCATGCAAAAAGACGATCGCACGATCTCGTTTCTCGCGTTCGCGAACGACGGCGCGAACGGCCTGCATGTCATTCTCGAACCGCCCGACGCCGCCATGGCGATGGATCTGCTGGTCGGCGATGCGCGTGATCCGCGGCTTGTGACACTAGGCGCCCACGGCGCGCATCCGGAGGCGGTTCCGTTCGCCGTGCCCGCCGACATCGGCGGGGCGCGCGCGTTGCCGCAAAAAGGTTATGCCGTCCGTTGCCGCGAGGTGCTCGCGAACAAGCATGTCGTCACGCGTTTTGAAATCGGCGACCAGATCGAGATGAGCGCGGAGATGGTGGAGAAGTTGAATTCGCTCGGATACATCGCCGGAAGCGGCGCGGCCGGGCTCCCGGGATCCGTCTCCGACGACCTCGTTTCCCTTGTCGGCGCGGATAAACGCGTGGACTACAAGTGCGCTCCCTTGGGGGAGTGA